In Acinetobacter sp. WCHAc010034, a genomic segment contains:
- a CDS encoding PglL family O-oligosaccharyltransferase: MKNLLFACAAACIFLAWLLPIHYRPWATYTGELYAFFALFALAGAFLKQKLLLPKIALPLFGLALIPLIQFTFGQVYYFSIALLGFLYVFGFGLAVAIGFSLCRDSGQREKTFAYLSCTFLAGGVCTGLIAICQWLNLDSRLTAIMMDIHGNARPFANFAQPNNMGTFLLMALMACLYLHETRRLPAKWLVLAAAPILIGVALSQSRTSWVACLCIMAYLSYQQYRHVIRLPWRYNLLWLSAFAALIFFLPHIGQWIAQASDVQIIESRELAERAGGDMSRLAIWQQMLHAIAAQPWFGYGWYQTSSAFVSISDTFQGPVWIRSAHNFILDFLLWNGLLISLPFLAYFGYWGWQLHRRANSAESVTGLLMAGVFIIHAMLEFPQNYAYFLLPAGFILGAVQAQKADTAVLALPPVFMRVAFAAGAILLAVIYRDYAVLVPKLNQAAAYEKTPEKITRNERIYLLSEFDHRINFILINPYSKMTQAQLDEAEKLVRSYPTKYHLVKYAKMLAYNGHEAEARHQLWRLKAIHKKELSWSELIKDQPRSAER, from the coding sequence GCCGCCGCATGCATATTTTTAGCTTGGCTGCTTCCCATCCATTACCGCCCATGGGCCACTTATACCGGCGAACTGTACGCTTTTTTTGCCTTATTTGCGCTGGCCGGCGCATTTCTGAAGCAGAAGCTGCTGCTGCCTAAAATTGCGCTGCCGCTATTCGGCCTGGCGCTGATTCCGCTGATTCAGTTCACTTTCGGCCAGGTGTATTATTTCAGCATTGCGCTGCTGGGCTTCCTGTATGTCTTCGGCTTTGGGCTGGCCGTGGCGATAGGCTTCAGCCTGTGCCGGGATTCAGGCCAAAGGGAAAAAACCTTCGCCTATTTAAGCTGCACCTTTCTGGCTGGCGGGGTCTGCACAGGCCTGATCGCCATCTGCCAGTGGCTGAATCTGGACAGCCGGCTGACCGCCATCATGATGGATATTCACGGCAATGCCCGGCCCTTCGCCAACTTTGCCCAGCCCAACAACATGGGCACCTTCCTGCTGATGGCGCTGATGGCCTGCCTGTATCTGCATGAAACCAGGCGCCTGCCGGCCAAATGGCTGGTTCTGGCGGCGGCCCCGATCTTAATCGGCGTAGCGCTGAGCCAGTCGCGCACTTCGTGGGTGGCCTGCCTGTGCATCATGGCCTACCTGTCCTATCAGCAGTACCGGCATGTCATCCGCCTGCCTTGGCGCTATAACCTGCTCTGGCTGTCGGCCTTCGCAGCGCTGATTTTCTTCCTGCCGCACATCGGCCAATGGATTGCGCAGGCTTCGGATGTGCAGATTATTGAAAGCCGCGAGCTGGCGGAGCGCGCCGGCGGCGATATGTCGCGCCTGGCCATCTGGCAGCAGATGCTGCACGCCATAGCGGCCCAGCCGTGGTTCGGCTACGGCTGGTATCAAACCAGCAGCGCCTTTGTCAGCATCAGCGATACCTTCCAGGGCCCGGTCTGGATCCGCAGCGCGCATAATTTCATTCTGGATTTCCTGCTCTGGAACGGCCTGCTGATCAGCCTGCCGTTTCTGGCCTATTTCGGCTATTGGGGCTGGCAGCTGCACCGGCGCGCCAATTCTGCCGAATCCGTAACCGGCCTGCTGATGGCGGGGGTATTCATCATCCACGCCATGCTGGAATTTCCGCAGAACTATGCCTATTTCCTGCTTCCGGCCGGCTTTATTTTAGGCGCGGTTCAGGCGCAGAAAGCCGATACGGCTGTGCTGGCCCTGCCGCCAGTGTTCATGCGGGTGGCCTTCGCCGCCGGCGCCATTCTGCTGGCGGTGATTTACCGCGATTACGCGGTGCTGGTGCCGAAGCTGAATCAGGCTGCGGCCTATGAGAAAACCCCGGAAAAAATCACCCGCAATGAGCGCATTTACCTGCTGAGCGAATTTGACCACCGCATTAATTTCATCCTGATCAACCCCTACAGCAAAATGACCCAGGCGCAGCTGGATGAAGCTGAAAAGCTGGTGCGCAGCTATCCGACCAAATACCATTTGGTCAAGTATGCCAAAATGCTGGCCTACAATGGCCATGAAGCCGAAGCCCGGCATCAGCTTTGGCGCCTGAAAGCCATTCACAAGAAAGAGCTGAGCTGGAGCGAGCTGATCAAAGACCAGCCGCGCTCAGCTGAAAGATAA
- the dnaJ gene encoding molecular chaperone DnaJ, with protein MAKRDYYEVLGVAKTASDDEIKKAYRKLAMKYHPDRNPDNPEAEEKFKEAAEAYEVLSDGEKRSMYDRMGHQAFEGGMGGGAGGGFGGFSAEDIFSQFGDIFGGAFGGGGRGQQRARQGSDLRYVMELTLEEAVKGVKKTITFTAPAPCDACDGKGSKNPNDVETCRTCHGAGQVRMQQGFFSVQQTCSTCRGQGKIIKNPCGKCHGSGVSDRQQTLEVTIPAGVDNGDRVRLSGKGEAIRGGQAGDLYVEVVVREHEIFQRDGADLYMDVPVSIADAALGKEIEIPTLEGRVSLKIPEGTQTGKMFRLRGKGVKPVRSSMQGDLLCRIVVETPVNLTARQRELLKELQETMDGEGSGSSPKKKSFFGLFD; from the coding sequence ATGGCTAAACGTGATTATTATGAGGTTTTGGGCGTCGCTAAAACCGCTAGTGATGATGAAATTAAAAAAGCCTACCGTAAGTTGGCGATGAAGTATCACCCTGACCGCAACCCGGACAATCCGGAAGCGGAAGAAAAATTCAAGGAAGCGGCCGAAGCTTATGAAGTGCTGTCGGACGGCGAAAAGCGCAGCATGTATGACCGCATGGGCCATCAGGCCTTTGAAGGCGGCATGGGCGGCGGCGCTGGCGGCGGTTTTGGCGGCTTCAGCGCGGAAGACATCTTCAGCCAGTTTGGCGATATCTTCGGCGGCGCATTCGGCGGCGGCGGCCGCGGCCAGCAGCGCGCGCGCCAAGGCTCAGACCTGCGCTATGTGATGGAGCTGACGCTGGAAGAAGCGGTTAAAGGCGTGAAAAAAACCATCACCTTTACCGCGCCGGCGCCATGCGATGCCTGCGACGGCAAAGGCTCTAAGAACCCGAATGATGTGGAAACCTGCAGAACCTGCCACGGCGCAGGCCAAGTGCGCATGCAGCAGGGCTTCTTCTCGGTGCAGCAGACCTGCAGCACCTGCCGCGGCCAGGGCAAAATCATCAAGAACCCATGCGGCAAATGCCACGGTTCAGGCGTGTCGGACCGCCAGCAGACACTGGAAGTCACCATTCCTGCCGGGGTGGACAACGGCGACCGCGTGCGCTTAAGCGGCAAGGGCGAAGCTATCCGCGGCGGCCAGGCCGGCGACCTGTATGTGGAAGTGGTGGTGCGCGAGCATGAAATCTTCCAGCGCGACGGCGCAGACCTGTATATGGATGTGCCTGTCAGCATTGCCGACGCAGCTTTGGGCAAGGAAATTGAAATTCCGACCCTTGAAGGCCGCGTCAGCCTGAAGATTCCTGAAGGCACGCAAACCGGCAAAATGTTCCGCCTGCGCGGCAAAGGCGTGAAGCCGGTGCGCAGCAGCATGCAGGGTGATTTGCTCTGCCGCATTGTGGTGGAAACGCCGGTGAATTTAACGGCGCGCCAGCGTGAACTGCTGAAAGAGCTGCAGGAAACGATGGACGGCGAAGGCAGCGGCTCATCGCCGAAGAAAAAATCATTCTTCGGCCTGTTTGACTAA
- a CDS encoding efflux RND transporter permease subunit: MNFNLSEWALKNKGLILYFMILLGIVGMLSYAKLSQSEDPPFTFKVMVVQTYWPGATAKEVSLQVTDRIEKELMSTGNYERIMAYSRPGESLVTFVAKDSLRSKDIPDVWYSVRKKVNDIRHELPGGVQGPFFNDEFGDTFGNIYVLSGNDFDYAALKEYADRLQLQLQRVKDVGKVELIGLQDQRIWIEISNTKAAQLGIPLSAIQQALQQQNAVASAGFFETASDRIQVRVSGGLNSVDELKRLPLLAGGKTVQLGDVAEIYRGFSEPAQPRMRFMGENGIGIAVSMRKGGDILALGKNLETEFARLQKGLPLGMQLQKVSDQPEAVKRSVSEFMKVLAEAVIIVLLVSFFSLGFRTGLVVALSIPLVLAMTFAGMKLFDVGLHKISLGALILALGLLVDDAIIAVEMMAVKMEQGYSRLQAAGHAWRTTAFPMLTGTLITAAGFLPIATAASSTGEYTRSIFQVVTIALIVSWFAAVLFVPYLGDKLLPDFNAGPARKAPWHQRLWARLRRQPEPEPQPPEHPAGGHHDPYQTRFYQGFRRWVDACVTYRKTVIAATAGIFVLSALLFKAVPQQFFPPSNRAEILVDIKLEEGASLQATEAAVEKVERFLSQQPGIDNFTAYVGTGSPRFYLPLDQQLPQASFAQFVVLASSLDERDEIRRSLSGKIRQLLPEARTRVSLLENGPPVGYPLQFRVSGEDLAAVREWAQKAAAAVAENPNTTNVHLDWGEPSKVIRLQIDQDRARQMGVSSLDLANFLNSSLSGAALDQYREKRELIEIRMRGDQAERLDAAALSSLAVPAAGGGSVPLAQIASIEYSFEEGLIWHRNRLPTITVRADIRSQLQPATVVKELSEPLAQLRAQMPGGYLLETGGTVEESARGQASVNAGMPVFLAVVMTLLMIQLRSMSRAFIVFLTAPLGLIGVVLFLLLFNKPFGFVAMLGTIALSGMIMRNSLILIDQIEQDIQAGHDPWSSIIGATVRRCRPIVLTALAAVLAMIPLSRSIFFGPMAVAIMGGLIVATLLTLFFLPALYAQWFKVKKIQQNI, from the coding sequence ATGAATTTCAACCTGTCTGAATGGGCGCTGAAAAATAAAGGCCTGATTCTGTATTTCATGATTCTGCTCGGCATCGTCGGCATGCTGTCCTATGCCAAGCTGTCGCAAAGCGAAGATCCGCCGTTCACCTTTAAGGTGATGGTGGTGCAAACCTACTGGCCGGGCGCCACCGCCAAGGAAGTTTCGCTGCAGGTCACTGACCGCATTGAAAAAGAGCTGATGAGCACCGGAAATTATGAGCGCATCATGGCTTATTCGCGCCCGGGCGAATCGCTGGTGACCTTTGTGGCCAAAGACTCGCTGCGCTCCAAAGACATCCCGGATGTCTGGTACAGCGTGCGCAAGAAGGTCAATGACATCCGCCATGAGCTGCCCGGCGGCGTGCAGGGGCCATTTTTCAACGATGAATTCGGCGATACTTTCGGCAACATTTATGTGCTGAGCGGCAATGACTTTGACTACGCCGCCTTAAAGGAATACGCAGACCGTCTGCAGCTGCAGCTGCAGCGGGTCAAGGATGTAGGCAAAGTTGAACTGATCGGCCTGCAGGATCAGCGCATCTGGATTGAAATTTCCAACACCAAGGCGGCCCAGCTGGGCATTCCGCTGAGCGCGATTCAGCAGGCGCTGCAGCAGCAGAATGCCGTGGCCAGCGCCGGCTTTTTTGAAACCGCTTCTGACCGCATTCAGGTGCGGGTCAGCGGCGGCCTGAACAGCGTGGATGAGCTGAAGCGCCTGCCCTTGCTGGCCGGCGGCAAAACCGTGCAGCTGGGCGATGTGGCGGAAATTTACCGCGGCTTCAGCGAGCCGGCGCAGCCGCGCATGCGCTTTATGGGCGAAAACGGCATCGGCATTGCGGTTTCCATGCGCAAAGGCGGCGATATTCTGGCGCTGGGCAAAAATCTGGAAACTGAATTTGCGCGCCTGCAGAAAGGCCTGCCGCTGGGCATGCAGCTGCAGAAAGTTTCGGATCAGCCTGAAGCCGTCAAGCGCAGCGTCAGCGAGTTCATGAAAGTGCTGGCGGAAGCGGTGATCATCGTGCTGCTGGTGAGCTTTTTCTCGCTAGGCTTCCGCACCGGCCTGGTGGTGGCGCTGTCGATTCCATTGGTGCTGGCGATGACTTTTGCCGGCATGAAGCTGTTTGATGTCGGCCTGCATAAGATTTCACTCGGCGCGCTGATTCTGGCGCTTGGGCTGCTGGTGGATGACGCGATTATCGCGGTTGAAATGATGGCGGTTAAAATGGAGCAGGGCTATTCGCGGCTGCAGGCCGCCGGCCACGCCTGGCGCACCACCGCTTTTCCGATGCTGACCGGCACCCTGATTACCGCCGCCGGCTTTCTGCCGATCGCCACCGCGGCCTCCAGCACCGGCGAATACACCCGCTCAATTTTTCAGGTGGTGACTATCGCGCTGATTGTGTCGTGGTTTGCCGCCGTGCTGTTTGTGCCTTATCTGGGCGATAAGCTGCTGCCGGACTTCAATGCAGGCCCGGCCCGGAAAGCGCCGTGGCATCAGCGCCTGTGGGCGCGGCTGCGCCGCCAGCCGGAGCCGGAGCCGCAGCCGCCGGAGCATCCTGCCGGCGGGCATCACGACCCTTATCAGACCCGGTTTTACCAAGGCTTCCGGCGCTGGGTGGATGCCTGCGTGACTTACCGCAAGACCGTGATCGCCGCCACGGCGGGGATTTTTGTGCTGTCGGCGCTGCTGTTTAAAGCCGTGCCGCAGCAGTTTTTCCCGCCTTCCAACCGCGCCGAAATTCTGGTGGATATCAAGCTGGAAGAAGGCGCATCGCTGCAGGCCACAGAGGCGGCGGTGGAAAAAGTCGAGCGCTTCCTGTCGCAGCAGCCGGGAATTGACAATTTTACCGCCTATGTCGGCACCGGCTCGCCGCGCTTTTACCTGCCTTTAGACCAGCAGCTGCCGCAGGCCAGTTTTGCCCAGTTCGTGGTACTGGCTTCTTCACTGGATGAGCGCGATGAAATCCGCCGTTCGCTGAGCGGAAAAATCCGCCAGCTGCTGCCGGAGGCGCGCACCCGCGTTTCGCTGCTGGAAAACGGCCCGCCGGTCGGCTATCCGCTGCAGTTCCGCGTTTCCGGCGAGGATTTGGCTGCCGTGCGCGAATGGGCGCAGAAAGCGGCGGCTGCAGTCGCTGAAAATCCGAACACCACCAATGTGCATCTGGACTGGGGCGAGCCGAGCAAGGTGATCCGGCTGCAGATTGATCAGGACCGCGCGCGCCAAATGGGCGTCTCCAGCCTGGATTTGGCCAATTTCCTCAACAGTTCCCTCAGCGGGGCAGCGCTGGACCAGTACCGCGAAAAGCGCGAGCTGATTGAAATCCGCATGCGCGGCGATCAGGCGGAACGGCTGGATGCGGCTGCGCTCAGCAGCCTGGCCGTGCCGGCCGCCGGCGGCGGCTCCGTGCCTTTGGCGCAAATCGCCAGCATTGAATACAGCTTTGAGGAAGGCCTGATCTGGCACCGCAACCGCCTGCCGACCATTACCGTGCGCGCCGATATCCGCAGCCAGCTGCAGCCGGCGACGGTGGTGAAGGAACTGTCTGAGCCGCTGGCGCAGCTGCGCGCGCAAATGCCGGGCGGCTATTTGCTGGAAACCGGCGGCACGGTGGAGGAATCGGCGCGCGGGCAGGCTTCGGTGAATGCCGGCATGCCGGTGTTCCTGGCCGTGGTGATGACGCTGCTGATGATTCAGCTCAGAAGCATGTCGCGCGCCTTTATTGTGTTCCTGACGGCGCCGCTGGGCCTGATTGGCGTGGTGCTGTTCCTGCTGCTGTTCAACAAGCCTTTCGGCTTTGTGGCCATGCTCGGCACCATTGCGCTGTCCGGCATGATCATGCGCAATTCGCTGATCCTGATCGATCAGATTGAGCAGGACATTCAGGCTGGGCATGATCCGTGGTCATCGATTATCGGCGCCACCGTGCGCCGCTGCCGCCCGATTGTGCTGACCGCGCTGGCCGCCGTGCTGGCGATGATTCCGCTGTCGCGCAGCATTTTCTTCGGGCCGATGGCGGTTGCGATCATGGGCGGCCTGATTGTGGCGACCCTGCTGACCCTGTTTTTCCTGCCTGCGCTGTATGCGCAGTGGTTTAAGGTGAAAAAAATTCAGCAGAATATATAA
- a CDS encoding efflux RND transporter periplasmic adaptor subunit — MSTIKTAVVSMITACSLALWGCSRDKAPAEQEVPVVMVAQPGAAQPEQKSYAGDVQAQEQTALAFRVAGQVAERYADVGDQVRAGQVLARLDVKDAQLQLNAARAQLESAQSAARIAEDELKRFQQLLPVNAVSRSQYDAVDNQYKAALSSLKQAQSNYQVSSNQTQYNQLTASKSGVITARNIEAGQVVAAGQAAYQLAIGSGREVVIGVPEQAIGGIKAGQPAQVTLWSKPEEKFDAAVREISPAADQSRTYSVKVALPAAEGIQLGQSARVFFSAAPGARLSVPLSSISADAADRQPYVFTVNADHSLRKVPVVLGAYGRDSAPVLSGLNPADYVVIGGVHLLRAKQKVNPVDRDNRAVKIQAGGQP; from the coding sequence ATGAGCACGATAAAAACCGCCGTTGTCAGCATGATTACCGCCTGCAGTTTGGCCTTGTGGGGATGCAGCAGGGATAAAGCGCCGGCCGAACAGGAAGTCCCCGTGGTGATGGTGGCGCAGCCCGGCGCCGCGCAGCCGGAACAGAAAAGCTATGCCGGCGATGTGCAGGCGCAGGAGCAGACCGCTTTGGCCTTCCGCGTTGCCGGGCAGGTTGCTGAACGCTATGCCGATGTCGGCGATCAGGTCAGGGCGGGGCAGGTGCTGGCGCGGCTGGATGTCAAGGACGCGCAGCTGCAGCTGAACGCGGCCCGCGCGCAGCTGGAAAGCGCGCAGTCGGCGGCCAGAATTGCTGAAGATGAATTGAAGCGCTTTCAGCAGCTGCTGCCGGTCAATGCGGTGAGCCGCTCGCAGTACGATGCCGTGGACAACCAGTACAAGGCGGCCCTGTCCAGCCTGAAGCAGGCGCAGTCCAACTATCAGGTCAGCAGCAACCAGACGCAGTACAATCAGCTGACGGCCAGCAAAAGCGGGGTGATTACCGCGCGCAATATTGAAGCCGGGCAAGTTGTCGCTGCCGGGCAGGCGGCCTATCAGCTGGCAATCGGCAGCGGGCGTGAAGTGGTGATCGGCGTGCCGGAGCAGGCGATCGGCGGAATCAAAGCGGGCCAGCCGGCGCAGGTCACGCTGTGGTCTAAGCCGGAAGAAAAATTCGATGCGGCGGTCAGGGAAATCTCGCCGGCTGCCGACCAGTCGCGCACCTACAGCGTGAAAGTGGCGCTGCCCGCCGCCGAAGGCATTCAGCTGGGGCAAAGCGCGCGGGTATTTTTCAGCGCCGCGCCGGGCGCCAGGCTGAGCGTGCCGCTGTCCAGCATTTCAGCCGACGCGGCTGACAGGCAGCCCTATGTCTTTACTGTCAATGCTGACCATAGCTTGCGCAAAGTGCCTGTAGTTCTGGGCGCATACGGCCGCGACAGCGCGCCGGTGCTCAGCGGCCTGAATCCGGCCGATTATGTAGTGATCGGCGGGGTGCACCTGCTGCGCGCCAAGCAGAAAGTCAATCCGGTGGACCGCGACAACCGCGCCGTGAAAATTCAGGCAGGGGGGCAGCCATGA
- a CDS encoding TetR/AcrR family transcriptional regulator translates to MNAGRPKDLEKRRRILEAAKCLFLACGYHGCSMNRIAQEADVSKLTVYNHFQDKETLFTSAIAETCDRLLQARPIHLSAGSDFQQALQQACELSLNIVNLPEALKTEYLLLELASQRNPLAQQFYNASHEKLSALWESFFAQAAALRFIRTDAPRRQAALIFSLLLGQRHHEVLMGIRPVPDQAERAGIIQDSIELFLLRYALP, encoded by the coding sequence ATGAATGCCGGACGCCCGAAAGACCTGGAAAAGCGCAGGCGCATCCTGGAAGCCGCCAAATGCCTGTTTTTAGCATGCGGCTATCACGGCTGCAGCATGAACCGCATTGCGCAGGAGGCCGATGTCAGCAAGCTGACGGTATACAACCACTTTCAGGACAAGGAAACCCTGTTTACCAGCGCGATTGCCGAAACCTGCGACAGGCTGCTGCAGGCGCGCCCCATCCACCTGTCGGCAGGCAGCGATTTTCAGCAGGCGCTGCAGCAGGCCTGCGAGCTGTCGCTGAATATTGTCAATTTGCCGGAAGCGCTGAAGACCGAATACCTGCTGCTGGAGCTGGCCTCGCAGCGCAATCCGCTGGCGCAGCAGTTTTACAATGCCTCGCATGAAAAGCTCAGCGCGCTGTGGGAAAGCTTTTTTGCGCAGGCGGCCGCGCTGCGCTTCATCCGCACGGATGCGCCGCGCCGGCAAGCCGCGCTGATTTTCTCGCTGCTGCTGGGGCAGCGCCACCATGAAGTGCTGATGGGCATCCGTCCGGTTCCCGATCAGGCGGAGCGCGCCGGCATCATTCAGGACAGCATTGAGCTGTTCCTGCTGCGCTACGCCCTGCCCTGA
- the ppc gene encoding phosphoenolpyruvate carboxylase — protein sequence MIQQIDAPLRDDVRLLGNLLGETLKQHAGQDLFNQVEQIRALAKGARDGQAEAEKQLEQLFLSLEDEEILPLTRAFTHFLNFANIAEQYHAVRSRRQSEFDENAPSPNPLDHLFQKFKAHEISSDALYQQICELKIELVLTAHPTEVSRRTLIQKYDGINDCLFKFDQQKLTPRERQAVLEDLKQLICSAWQTDEIRQHRPTPVDEAKWGFTTIEQTLWNAVPKFMRELDGMVHEHCGQRLPLTIAPVRFASWMGGDRDGNPNVTHNITQEVLWLSRWKAADLYVRDIEALRWELSIEQCSPELREALGQDHPEPYREYLRETRQRLKATRHWLAEKLRGADADDSQAIKSKDELLQPLLLCYRSLMDCGLPEVANGKLLDFIHRVNCFGIELLKLDIRQESGRHRQAISAITEYLGLGNFETWTEQARQNFLLQELQSKRPLLPKFINEPKQSLIEHPDVQEVFATMRTLAEQPPESLGAYIISMAEYPSDVLAVLLLQKEAGIQHALRVVPLFETLKDLDGAAATMNTLFGMHWYKQHIQGRHEVMIGYSDSAKDAGFMSANWAQYRAQEELTDVAKKHGVQLTLFHGRGGSISRGGAPTQQALFSQPPGSISGAIRVTEQGEMIRFKFGLEGIALQNLEIYTAATLEATLLPPPEPKAEWRALMHKMTDLSVQVYRQTVRENPHFVKYLRTVTPELELQMLPLGSRPAKRKVSGGIESLRAIPWVFAWTQIRLMLPAWLGTGAAINQVIDQGQKGALEDMLQHWPYFQTLIDMLEMVLSKADSHVALYYEAHLTDDEDLKLLGEQLRQRLRDAVQTLLALKGESQLLSSNDVLDQSMKVRKPYLLPLHLLQAELMKRRRAYLADRQAENTPVDHALMVSIAGIAAGLRNTG from the coding sequence ATGATTCAACAAATTGACGCTCCTTTACGCGATGATGTGCGCTTGCTGGGCAATTTACTCGGCGAAACCCTCAAGCAGCATGCCGGACAAGATTTGTTTAATCAGGTTGAACAGATTCGCGCTTTAGCCAAAGGCGCGCGCGACGGCCAGGCCGAAGCGGAAAAGCAGCTGGAGCAGCTGTTTTTAAGCCTGGAGGATGAGGAAATCCTGCCGCTGACCCGCGCCTTTACCCACTTTCTGAACTTCGCCAATATTGCCGAGCAGTACCATGCCGTGCGCAGCCGCCGGCAAAGCGAATTTGATGAAAATGCGCCGTCGCCTAATCCGCTGGATCATTTATTCCAGAAATTCAAAGCCCATGAGATTTCATCAGACGCGCTGTATCAGCAGATTTGCGAGCTGAAAATTGAACTGGTGCTGACCGCGCATCCGACCGAAGTCAGCCGGCGCACGCTGATTCAGAAATATGACGGCATCAATGACTGCCTGTTTAAATTCGACCAGCAGAAGCTGACCCCGCGCGAGCGCCAGGCCGTGCTGGAAGACTTAAAGCAGCTGATCTGCTCGGCATGGCAGACCGATGAAATCCGCCAGCACCGCCCGACCCCGGTCGATGAAGCGAAATGGGGCTTCACCACCATTGAGCAGACGCTGTGGAATGCCGTGCCGAAATTCATGCGCGAACTGGACGGCATGGTGCATGAGCACTGCGGCCAGCGCCTGCCTTTGACCATTGCGCCGGTGCGCTTCGCCTCCTGGATGGGCGGCGACCGCGACGGCAACCCGAATGTCACCCACAACATCACGCAGGAAGTGCTGTGGCTGTCGCGCTGGAAAGCCGCTGACCTGTATGTGCGCGACATTGAAGCCCTGCGCTGGGAACTGTCGATTGAACAGTGCAGCCCGGAATTGCGCGAAGCTTTGGGCCAGGATCACCCGGAACCCTACCGCGAATACCTGCGCGAAACCCGCCAGCGCCTGAAAGCCACCCGGCACTGGCTGGCGGAAAAGCTGCGCGGCGCAGACGCCGACGACAGCCAGGCCATCAAGAGCAAGGATGAACTGCTGCAGCCGCTGCTGCTGTGCTACCGCTCGCTGATGGACTGCGGCCTGCCGGAAGTCGCCAACGGCAAGCTGCTGGACTTCATCCACCGCGTCAACTGCTTCGGCATTGAGCTGCTGAAGCTGGATATCCGCCAGGAATCCGGGCGCCACCGCCAGGCCATTTCCGCCATTACCGAATATCTGGGCCTCGGCAATTTTGAAACCTGGACCGAACAGGCGCGCCAGAACTTCCTGCTGCAGGAGCTGCAAAGCAAGCGCCCGCTGCTGCCGAAATTCATCAATGAGCCGAAGCAGAGCCTGATTGAGCATCCGGATGTGCAGGAAGTCTTCGCCACCATGCGCACTTTGGCGGAGCAGCCGCCGGAAAGCCTCGGCGCCTACATTATTTCCATGGCGGAATATCCGAGCGATGTGCTGGCGGTGCTGCTGCTGCAGAAAGAAGCCGGCATTCAGCATGCGCTGCGCGTTGTGCCTTTGTTTGAAACCCTGAAGGATCTGGACGGCGCCGCCGCCACCATGAACACCCTGTTCGGCATGCACTGGTACAAGCAGCATATTCAGGGCAGGCATGAAGTGATGATCGGCTATTCCGACTCGGCCAAAGACGCCGGCTTCATGTCCGCCAACTGGGCGCAGTACCGCGCGCAGGAAGAGCTGACCGATGTGGCGAAAAAGCACGGCGTGCAGCTGACCCTGTTCCACGGCCGCGGCGGCTCCATCAGCCGCGGCGGCGCGCCGACCCAGCAGGCGCTGTTCTCGCAGCCGCCGGGCTCAATTTCCGGCGCCATCCGCGTGACCGAACAGGGCGAAATGATCCGCTTCAAGTTCGGCCTAGAAGGCATTGCGCTGCAGAATCTGGAAATTTATACCGCAGCCACGCTGGAAGCCACGCTGCTGCCGCCGCCGGAGCCGAAAGCGGAATGGCGCGCGCTGATGCATAAAATGACCGACCTGTCGGTGCAGGTGTACCGCCAGACCGTGCGGGAAAATCCGCATTTCGTCAAATACCTGCGCACCGTGACCCCGGAGCTGGAACTGCAGATGCTGCCTTTGGGCTCGCGCCCGGCCAAGCGCAAAGTCAGCGGCGGCATTGAATCGCTGCGCGCCATCCCCTGGGTATTCGCCTGGACGCAGATCCGCCTGATGCTGCCGGCATGGCTCGGCACAGGCGCTGCCATCAATCAGGTGATTGATCAGGGCCAGAAAGGCGCGCTGGAAGACATGCTGCAGCACTGGCCGTATTTCCAGACCTTGATTGACATGCTGGAAATGGTGCTGTCCAAAGCCGACAGCCATGTCGCCTTATATTACGAGGCGCATTTAACCGATGACGAAGACCTGAAGCTGCTGGGCGAGCAGCTGCGCCAGCGCCTGCGCGATGCGGTGCAGACCCTGCTGGCGCTGAAAGGCGAATCGCAGCTGCTCAGCAGCAATGACGTGCTGGATCAGTCCATGAAGGTGCGCAAGCCTTACCTGCTGCCGCTGCACCTGCTGCAGGCGGAGCTGATGAAGCGCCGCCGCGCCTATCTGGCGGACCGCCAGGCGGAAAACACCCCGGTCGATCATGCGCTGATGGTCAGCATCGCCGGCATCGCCGCCGGCCTGCGCAATACCGGCTGA